In the Kwoniella shandongensis chromosome 1, complete sequence genome, one interval contains:
- a CDS encoding hydroxymethylglutaryl-CoA synthase, with amino-acid sequence MSDFDIPARPSNVGILGLEMYFPKRCISEDALEDFDGVSKGKYTIGLGQKYMAFTDDKEDINSVALTAVSSLLKKYNIDPTSIGRLDVGTETLIDKSKATKTLLMNLFAPSGNTDIEGIDSKNACYGSTAALFNCVNWMQSESWDGRNAIVFCGDIAIYKEGSARPVGGMGACAMLIGPDAPLVIEPVHGTYIANTWDFYKPDLSAEYPTVDGPWTIAAYLGALDNAYSTYVEKAEKSRARAAKKLSLASVSAAVSDIAASATKFVNGLNGEAANGNGVNGHANGTADKEGIAKFDYVCLHSPYGKLVQKGHARMFYNDYLRNPTSPAFANVPENVQTLDKTKTYTDKVVEKAFIGVAAEHYKSAVVPGSDCVARCGNMYTASLYGALASVIANSPEGMEVGKRIGMYAFGSGCAASFYALRVNGSTKEIADKLQLKERLASMDVKPCEDYVTALKLREENHNAVKYTPQGSLDDIWPGAYYLDGVDDLYRRTYTQKASA; translated from the exons aTGTCAGACTTCGATATCCCCGCTCGACCTTCCAATGTCGGTATCCTCGGTTTGGAGATGTACTTCCCTAAGCGA TGCATCTCCGAGGACGCTCTCGAGGACTTTGACGGTGTTTCCAAGGGAAAATACACCATTGGTTTGGGTCAAAAATACATGGCTTTCACGGACGACAA GGAGGACATTAACTCTGTCGCATTGACTG CCGTCTCTTCTTTGTTGAAAAAGTATAACATCGACCCCACCTCCATTGGTCGACTTGATGTCGGTACTGAGACATTGATCGACAAATCCAAAGCCACCAAGACATTGCTCATGAACCTCTTTGCCCCCTCTGGAAACACCGATATCGAGGGTATCGACTCCAAGAACGCATGTTACGGTTCCACCGCCGCCTTGTTCAACTGTGTCAACTGGATGCAATCAGAGAGTTGGGATGGTAGAAACGCCATCGTTTTCTGTGGTGACATCGCCATCTACAAGGAGGGAAGCGCTAGACCTGTCGGTGGTATGGGTGCTTGTGCCATGTTGATCGGCCCCGATGCTCCTTTGGTCATCGAGC CCGTCCACGGTACCTACATCGCCAACACCTGGGACTTCTACAAGCCAGACCTTTCCGCTGAATAC CCCACCGTCGACGGTCCTTGGACTATCGCTGCTTACCTCGGTGCTCTCGACAACGCCTACTCCACCTACGTTGAGAAGGCTGAGAAGTCTCGTGCTCGAGCTGCCAAGAAgctctctctcgcttccgTCTCCGCTGCCGTGTCCGACATCGCCGCTTCCGCCACCAAATTCGTCAACGGCCTCAACGGTGAGGCTGCCAACGGTAACGGTGTGAACGGACATGCCAACGGTACCGCCGACAAGGAGGGTATTGCCAAGTTCGACTACGTCTGCTTGCACAG CCCTTACGGCAAGCTCGTCCAGAAGGGTCACGCCCGTATGTTCTACAAC GACTACCTCAGAAACCCCACCTCCCCTGCTTTCGCCAACGTTCCCGAGAACGTCCAAACCCTtgacaagaccaagacctACACCGACAAGGTTGTCGAGAAGGCTTTCATCGGTGTCGCTGCTGAGCACTACAAGTCCGCTGTTGTCCCCGGTTCCGACTGTGTCGCTCGATGCGGTAACATGTACACTGCTTCATTGTACGGTGCTTTGGCTTCGGTCATTGCCAACTCTCCCGAGGGTATGGAGGTCGGCAAGAGGATCGGAATGTACGCTTTCGGTTCCGGTTGTGCCGCTTCTTTCTACGCTTTGAGAGTGAACGGTTCTACCAAGGAGATTGCCGACAAGTTGCAattgaaagagagattggCTTCTATGGACGTTAAGCCTTGCGAGGATTACGTGACTGcgctcaag CTCCGAGAGGAGAACCACAACGCCGTCAAGTACACTCCCCAGGGATCTCTCGACGACATCTGGCCCGGTGCCTACTACCTCGACGGTGTGGACGACCTCTACAGACGAACATACACACAAAAAGCTTCTGCTTAA